In a single window of the Terriglobus roseus genome:
- a CDS encoding GumC family protein: protein MKKLPSSLPAYLRLFQRRWLPFVICLILFPGASIYLARTLPRQYRSEATLLVQAHSLTSDLVKSSSDKDVKNEFSNLTNTLLSNASLLKMVNELQLGSDGTTTREAAAEALRLHLSLAMDNERSERQDSAIVRITYTAGSAQQAHDVTQHVADAAVLHHQNKRSEEAGQSIVFLDSEVQRARQEVNEKQQLLQRFRMQHNGSLPEQSMANLQSLNSMEALLMANNAAIDRMTEDTGRPQSASARSSLDATAMMSPEERQLAALQEEYQTKRQTYTLEHPDMVRLKGQINDLEMATRSQRGKDKPPSSERAETRLPPVRNLSQDLEDRRRRQREITGEIQRIKASLQASGLLSSNLVELQEQYESARKRLDALETRQANSTLVQTLESSNADDTISVLDNASFPTAPFSPNTRMLIVAGSGLGIALGLALSLLSHLLDDTLHDEGDVALYLSAPLIASIPSLTGNGKTT from the coding sequence ATGAAGAAACTTCCGAGCTCGCTCCCTGCCTATCTTCGCCTGTTCCAGCGGCGTTGGCTCCCATTCGTCATCTGCCTCATCCTGTTTCCGGGTGCATCCATCTACCTCGCGCGGACGCTTCCCCGACAGTACCGATCAGAAGCGACGCTGCTCGTGCAGGCACACTCCTTGACCTCCGACCTGGTGAAATCCTCCAGCGATAAAGACGTCAAGAACGAGTTCTCGAACCTCACGAACACTCTGCTCAGCAACGCGTCGCTTTTGAAAATGGTGAATGAACTTCAGTTAGGGAGCGACGGTACGACGACGCGTGAAGCTGCTGCTGAGGCGCTGCGACTGCACCTGTCCCTGGCGATGGACAACGAGCGATCGGAGCGCCAGGATTCGGCGATCGTCCGGATAACGTATACGGCAGGCAGCGCGCAGCAGGCGCATGACGTAACCCAGCATGTGGCCGATGCCGCCGTCCTTCACCACCAGAATAAACGTTCGGAAGAAGCCGGCCAGTCGATTGTTTTTCTCGACAGCGAAGTCCAACGGGCTCGTCAGGAAGTAAACGAGAAGCAGCAGTTACTGCAGCGCTTCCGCATGCAGCACAACGGTTCGTTGCCGGAACAGAGCATGGCAAATCTTCAGTCCCTAAACAGTATGGAAGCGCTGCTGATGGCGAACAATGCCGCCATTGATCGCATGACAGAGGACACTGGACGGCCACAGTCCGCGAGCGCCCGGAGCTCTCTGGATGCCACCGCCATGATGAGTCCAGAGGAACGCCAGCTCGCGGCGCTGCAGGAGGAGTACCAGACAAAGCGGCAGACCTACACGCTCGAGCATCCGGATATGGTTCGCCTGAAGGGGCAGATCAACGACCTGGAGATGGCTACTCGCAGTCAGAGAGGCAAAGATAAGCCGCCATCATCGGAGCGTGCAGAGACCCGACTACCACCGGTGCGGAATCTTTCACAGGACCTGGAAGATCGACGGCGCAGACAGAGAGAGATCACTGGCGAAATCCAGCGGATCAAGGCCTCCCTGCAAGCCAGTGGCCTGTTGTCTTCCAACCTGGTCGAGTTGCAGGAACAATACGAGAGCGCACGGAAGAGACTCGATGCACTGGAGACTCGCCAGGCTAACTCCACGCTGGTTCAAACGCTGGAGAGCAGCAACGCCGACGACACGATCTCTGTCCTGGATAACGCATCGTTCCCCACGGCGCCCTTCTCTCCGAATACACGCATGTTGATTGTGGCCGGCTCGGGACTTGGCATTGCCCTGGGACTCGCCCTTTCTCTCCTTTCGCATCTGCTCGACGACACATTGCACGACGAGGGTGATGTCGCTCTTTACCTGAGCGCCCCGCTTATCGCCAGCATTCCATCCCTCACTGGAAATGGGAAGACGACATGA
- a CDS encoding CpsD/CapB family tyrosine-protein kinase encodes MTTLGLRDAAPARVIPVIPRPAAGPPPVSMNETHADLRKASPMILVDDISHTPGHQRVLLGAEQYHLLRTRLLAVARGGRGNTFAVASSLSGDGKTVTALNIAFSLARVKSIRTLLIELDLRRPNIAKMLGLKGGSRRLSLESTEPWKNAVIHLRENLDALLVFDSVPRANEALQSPRLASMLREASAQYDMVVIDTAPLLATVDTQSILPHVANVLFVVKAEHTRISDIQDALEQLGDKTIGVVLNKVKHLKHEQHYYSYQ; translated from the coding sequence ATGACGACATTAGGTTTACGCGATGCAGCCCCCGCACGAGTGATTCCCGTGATCCCACGACCCGCGGCGGGTCCACCACCCGTCTCGATGAACGAAACGCACGCGGATCTTCGTAAGGCGAGCCCGATGATTCTGGTGGACGATATCTCCCATACTCCCGGGCACCAGCGCGTTTTGCTGGGTGCCGAGCAGTACCACCTCCTCCGAACGCGGCTGCTCGCCGTAGCGCGCGGAGGGCGTGGCAATACATTTGCTGTGGCCAGCTCCCTGTCAGGCGATGGGAAAACTGTCACCGCACTGAACATTGCGTTCAGCCTTGCGCGGGTCAAGTCCATTCGCACGCTTCTGATCGAACTGGACCTTCGGCGTCCCAATATCGCAAAGATGCTCGGTCTGAAGGGCGGGTCTCGCCGCCTGAGTCTTGAATCAACGGAGCCCTGGAAAAACGCAGTGATTCATCTCCGCGAAAACCTGGATGCCCTGCTGGTGTTTGACAGTGTTCCGCGGGCAAACGAAGCTCTTCAGTCCCCACGACTGGCCAGTATGTTGCGGGAAGCAAGCGCTCAATACGACATGGTCGTCATCGATACTGCACCGTTGCTGGCGACAGTCGACACCCAAAGTATCCTGCCGCACGTTGCGAATGTTCTGTTTGTCGTCAAGGCTGAACACACACGGATCAGCGACATACAGGACGCCCTCGAGCAATTGGGAGACAAGACCATTGGGGTGGTCCTGAACAAGGTGAAACACCTGAAGCACGAACAACATTACTACAGCTATCAATAG
- a CDS encoding glycosyltransferase → MAGACSSETTRMDSDRTLMVHYPFLSVIIPVLNERLCLPLLLKDLALQQYPRDRWEIIVADGGSVDGTVDFVRSQSGDYPVALSLVPNLRRRSSAGRNAGVKAARGEIVAFIDGHTRVQNPQLLLRTAELFETTGAHCLCRAQPLVGLPGNRWSENIAATRASRFGHGSASLIYDRNFIGPCDPRSSGAVYRREVFKALGLYDESFDACEDVEFNTRLWLSGKLAYAHPDLAIDYQARSTIRGLWRQMVRYGQGRVRLARKHRSERSIRSLAPAMLVILLMTATGVWFSWVCALPLVAYVAVIVLLATVTTWNDRRRSAFAAAVILPVIHLGLGTGMLMETISGAGPQTFKDAALDVGQINVAIAADETQHVLR, encoded by the coding sequence ATGGCAGGCGCTTGTTCATCTGAGACAACGCGTATGGACTCGGACAGAACGCTGATGGTGCATTACCCCTTTCTCTCCGTGATCATCCCGGTGCTGAATGAACGGCTTTGCCTGCCACTTCTCCTGAAGGACTTGGCATTGCAGCAGTACCCGCGAGACCGATGGGAGATCATCGTCGCGGACGGTGGCTCCGTGGACGGCACTGTTGATTTTGTCCGCTCTCAATCCGGAGATTATCCGGTCGCACTATCGCTCGTACCGAACTTAAGAAGACGCAGCAGCGCGGGTCGGAACGCCGGGGTGAAAGCCGCTCGCGGAGAGATTGTTGCGTTCATCGACGGCCATACTCGCGTCCAGAATCCCCAACTGCTCCTTCGTACCGCAGAGCTGTTTGAAACGACAGGGGCCCATTGCCTCTGCAGAGCTCAACCTTTAGTTGGTCTCCCTGGCAACCGCTGGAGCGAGAACATCGCGGCTACGCGGGCATCCCGCTTCGGCCACGGCTCAGCTTCATTGATTTACGATCGCAACTTCATCGGGCCGTGCGATCCGCGTAGCTCAGGCGCTGTCTACCGACGAGAAGTCTTCAAAGCGCTGGGCCTTTATGACGAAAGCTTTGACGCGTGTGAAGACGTGGAATTCAATACGCGCCTTTGGCTCAGTGGCAAACTTGCGTACGCGCATCCCGACCTTGCGATCGACTACCAGGCGAGGTCCACGATCAGGGGTTTGTGGAGGCAGATGGTGCGCTACGGCCAGGGCCGCGTTCGTCTCGCCAGAAAGCACCGATCCGAACGCAGCATTCGCAGCCTGGCCCCTGCAATGCTTGTCATCCTGCTGATGACTGCTACTGGCGTCTGGTTTAGTTGGGTATGCGCGCTGCCACTCGTCGCTTACGTGGCGGTGATCGTCCTGCTTGCAACGGTGACTACGTGGAACGATCGCCGAAGGTCAGCTTTTGCTGCCGCCGTTATTTTGCCAGTCATACATCTTGGGCTCGGCACCGGCATGTTGATGGAAACAATATCAGGAGCAGGCCCGCAGACATTCAAAGATGCAGCCCTCGACGTCGGTCAGATCAACGTCGCCATCGCAGCAGATGAAACGCAGCACGTGCTGCGCTGA
- a CDS encoding polysaccharide biosynthesis/export family protein, producing MKTLRSQSMIALAAVSLSGVAVRTAPCGAQSVNSVTAAAASTSAHPSTQAKPFTIGIDDVLNINIWHEAELSRNVSVRPDGKISLPLIGELQASGKTPMELQEDIRTSISRYLTAPQVTVIVTEIHSLHVNVLGQVTRPGSYALSSSMGVLDALSLAGGLREFAKKNGIYVLRSNNDGVKSHIPYRYSEILRSKTMAKDLMLEPGDTVVIP from the coding sequence ATGAAAACACTGCGATCACAATCGATGATTGCCCTGGCAGCCGTGTCGCTGAGTGGTGTCGCTGTGCGCACCGCTCCCTGCGGCGCACAGTCTGTGAACAGCGTCACCGCAGCTGCTGCATCCACGTCCGCGCACCCGTCGACGCAAGCGAAACCTTTCACGATCGGCATCGATGACGTACTCAACATCAACATATGGCATGAAGCGGAGCTTTCGCGGAACGTTTCTGTTCGGCCGGACGGCAAGATTTCGCTTCCGTTGATCGGCGAGTTACAGGCGTCCGGCAAGACCCCCATGGAGCTGCAGGAAGACATCCGCACATCGATCAGCCGCTACCTTACTGCGCCTCAGGTGACGGTCATCGTTACCGAGATTCACAGCCTGCATGTCAACGTACTCGGGCAGGTCACACGACCGGGATCCTACGCGCTCTCCTCATCGATGGGTGTACTCGATGCTCTGTCGCTGGCGGGTGGCCTTCGGGAGTTCGCAAAGAAGAACGGTATCTACGTTCTGCGTTCGAACAACGATGGAGTCAAGAGTCACATTCCATACCGGTACAGCGAGATTCTGCGCTCGAAGACCATGGCGAAGGATCTGATGCTGGAGCCGGGCGATACCGTGGTGATCCCATGA
- a CDS encoding glycosyltransferase family 2 protein translates to MILVGTLLIGLATVVLLTSTIQLCLTILGERIDDADTRCPPFRETPLSRFILLVPAHDEGADIADTVGNLRSLDYPPSLVRTIVVADNCTDSTGLFARRAGAEVWVRVDSERLGKGFALAWALESVTRTQHDAVVVLDADTIADPNLLRVLDDELRKDEEAKRTVAYQVRYRFHAEGHAWASNASINAKDLEHRSVHHPRMALGLPVVLQGNGFCLPKSVLKAVPWRADSIAEDMEYTLDLMMHRIAVRYIDRVSISARLPALAAHCSSQRIRWAKGNLHLLFTRLSPLAYRALRFRDTFAMHGALLLLCNSRVTTAYALIFTFGGLILAPPAFRAAIVSLIGLSAAAQAAILIATRSSRDHSALEEMKYATRIASAQWQALVHLRQRVWTRTER, encoded by the coding sequence GTGATCCTTGTCGGCACGTTGTTGATCGGATTGGCGACCGTAGTACTTCTTACGTCCACGATTCAGCTTTGCCTGACCATACTGGGCGAACGGATCGACGATGCAGATACGCGCTGTCCGCCATTCCGTGAAACGCCTCTGTCGCGCTTCATTTTGCTTGTGCCGGCACATGATGAGGGCGCTGATATTGCGGACACGGTGGGAAATCTTCGGTCGCTGGACTATCCCCCGTCTCTCGTCCGGACGATCGTCGTTGCCGATAACTGCACCGACTCAACCGGTCTCTTTGCTCGCAGGGCTGGCGCAGAGGTATGGGTTCGTGTGGACTCTGAAAGGCTTGGTAAAGGGTTCGCGCTCGCCTGGGCGCTGGAGAGCGTGACACGTACGCAGCATGACGCAGTGGTGGTTCTGGATGCGGACACCATCGCCGACCCGAACCTGTTAAGAGTTTTGGATGATGAGCTTCGCAAGGATGAGGAAGCGAAGCGAACCGTGGCCTACCAGGTTCGATATCGGTTTCATGCCGAGGGTCATGCGTGGGCTTCCAACGCGAGCATAAATGCAAAGGATTTGGAACACCGGAGCGTTCACCATCCGCGAATGGCCCTGGGTCTTCCCGTTGTCCTTCAGGGAAATGGCTTCTGTCTTCCAAAGAGCGTCTTGAAAGCCGTCCCATGGCGTGCGGACTCGATCGCAGAAGACATGGAATACACACTGGACCTGATGATGCATCGGATCGCGGTCCGATATATCGATCGGGTCAGCATCAGCGCCCGCCTTCCGGCGCTAGCGGCCCATTGCAGTTCACAGCGCATTCGTTGGGCGAAGGGTAATCTGCACCTGCTCTTCACGCGTCTCAGCCCTCTCGCCTATCGGGCTCTACGCTTCCGCGACACCTTCGCGATGCACGGCGCACTGCTTCTGCTTTGCAACAGCAGAGTCACAACTGCGTATGCCCTGATATTCACGTTCGGCGGTCTGATCCTTGCGCCGCCCGCATTCCGAGCGGCTATCGTAAGCTTGATCGGCCTTTCAGCCGCAGCGCAGGCCGCCATTCTGATAGCGACACGGTCCTCGCGAGATCACAGCGCCTTGGAAGAAATGAAGTATGCGACTCGAATCGCGAGCGCCCAATGGCAGGCGCTTGTTCATCTGAGACAACGCGTATGGACTCGGACAGAACGCTGA
- a CDS encoding polysaccharide deacetylase family protein — protein MDLAIKTTGATLLYNSGAFALADHLGPRNGGMILNLHRVLPAGKAELAYDAHTVMSAESFRALLEFLGRRYKVVDMETLLHDREESKSQKIALTFDDGWIDTFEVVRPLLLRFGMAATVFVCTDLAGTVAMLPEERLTRIYDLCRKGGVYDVFVNTLQTWAGRHDCIPLENWSAFAKGMTLSTKLSFAAHMEERLGICCGRKASFMNWNQIRSMASAGFEIGSHTACHATLGAEDREVVRLEMTRSLRRIKFETGEKPKYFAYPNGSLNAVTEQIAMEVGYQQTFSTVPRAISNRYRGGARPRIPMDDTLMLDANGRFSAARAAFHLLRWRR, from the coding sequence ATGGATTTGGCCATCAAGACAACAGGCGCGACCCTGCTCTACAACAGCGGGGCCTTCGCGCTGGCGGATCACCTGGGTCCGCGCAATGGTGGCATGATCCTGAATCTGCATCGTGTGTTGCCGGCCGGGAAAGCTGAGCTGGCTTACGATGCACACACGGTCATGTCGGCCGAGTCCTTCCGCGCCTTATTGGAATTCCTGGGACGTCGATACAAAGTCGTCGACATGGAAACTTTGCTGCATGACCGTGAGGAAAGTAAGTCGCAAAAGATTGCACTTACCTTTGACGATGGTTGGATTGATACCTTCGAGGTCGTGCGTCCCTTACTGCTGCGTTTCGGCATGGCGGCTACCGTCTTTGTTTGCACAGACCTCGCTGGCACAGTGGCAATGCTCCCGGAGGAGCGACTGACAAGGATCTATGACCTATGCCGGAAGGGCGGCGTTTATGATGTGTTCGTCAATACCTTGCAGACCTGGGCGGGCAGGCATGACTGTATCCCGCTGGAAAACTGGTCGGCCTTCGCGAAGGGCATGACCTTGTCGACCAAGCTCTCATTTGCTGCGCACATGGAAGAACGACTCGGCATCTGTTGTGGACGGAAAGCAAGCTTTATGAACTGGAATCAGATCCGCAGCATGGCTTCAGCAGGCTTTGAGATCGGCTCTCACACGGCATGTCATGCCACGCTCGGTGCCGAGGACCGAGAGGTCGTTCGCCTGGAGATGACTCGCTCCCTTCGGAGAATCAAGTTCGAGACGGGGGAGAAGCCGAAGTATTTCGCATATCCCAATGGTTCCCTCAATGCGGTGACGGAGCAGATCGCGATGGAGGTTGGATACCAACAGACCTTCAGCACCGTTCCTCGCGCGATCTCCAATCGCTATCGGGGCGGCGCCCGTCCTCGCATTCCGATGGACGATACCCTTATGCTCGACGCCAATGGCAGGTTCAGCGCAGCACGTGCTGCGTTTCATCTGCTGCGATGGCGACGTTGA
- a CDS encoding glycosyltransferase: protein MNEVRTAIPKTRILFVIDEMESITAGGTERQLLHLIKVCKAAGMRPYVAVLRGTKWLTADLAGCPVQHFQWASLFSISSVVRALEFLRYLQHRKFSIVHALFPESNLIVPVLSRIAGVSVVVGHRRNLRSEFRTPMAPLILLQRLSNLAVDAVVVNSEAVRKRVLALERVPSRKLHLVYNGIDLRAMQPSAQERSRFRRALGLGPHHLLVGNLSGLRLVKGIDTFIDAAIHLRIHTSLMRFVVVGEGDQKDALLERIRSAGLEDVFTICDPAMDVRAPLSGMDIGVLSSRAEGFSNSLLEYMSFGLPIVATDVGGNREALGGAGLLIPPGDPSALASAILSLRDPHLREALGCEAKRTVGKFEMRCSDSRFVDIQLRLLQRNRPADSTSPVAPTADPALEHASRP from the coding sequence ATGAACGAAGTAAGGACTGCGATTCCAAAGACACGCATTCTCTTTGTCATCGACGAGATGGAGAGTATTACGGCAGGTGGCACAGAACGCCAGCTGCTGCACCTGATCAAGGTGTGCAAGGCGGCTGGGATGCGGCCGTATGTCGCCGTGTTGCGAGGAACAAAGTGGTTAACGGCCGACCTTGCTGGCTGCCCCGTACAGCATTTTCAATGGGCCTCGCTCTTTTCCATCAGTTCCGTCGTCCGTGCGTTGGAATTTCTGCGTTATCTCCAGCATCGTAAATTCTCGATTGTTCATGCGCTCTTTCCCGAGTCGAACCTGATTGTTCCAGTATTGTCCCGAATCGCGGGCGTGAGTGTCGTCGTCGGGCATCGCAGAAACCTGCGCAGCGAGTTTCGTACCCCCATGGCACCACTCATCCTGTTGCAACGCCTCAGCAACCTGGCGGTGGATGCGGTTGTCGTGAACTCCGAGGCAGTACGGAAACGTGTCCTGGCGCTTGAAAGAGTCCCCTCGCGCAAACTGCACCTGGTCTACAACGGCATAGACCTGCGGGCGATGCAGCCCTCTGCGCAAGAGCGCAGCAGGTTCCGCCGCGCACTCGGCTTGGGTCCCCATCATCTGCTGGTGGGAAATCTATCCGGGCTCCGTCTGGTGAAAGGGATCGACACCTTCATCGATGCTGCCATTCATCTGCGCATCCACACCTCCCTGATGCGCTTCGTAGTGGTGGGCGAAGGCGATCAAAAAGATGCCCTGCTTGAGCGCATACGCTCCGCTGGCCTGGAGGATGTTTTCACCATCTGCGATCCGGCAATGGATGTTCGTGCCCCGCTGTCCGGGATGGATATTGGAGTGCTGAGTTCCCGGGCGGAAGGCTTCTCCAATTCCCTGTTGGAGTACATGTCCTTCGGCCTTCCGATCGTTGCCACGGATGTGGGTGGGAACCGTGAGGCACTCGGTGGAGCCGGCTTGCTGATCCCGCCGGGCGATCCTTCTGCGTTGGCTTCCGCCATCCTCAGTCTTCGCGATCCGCATCTGCGCGAGGCTCTTGGTTGTGAAGCGAAGCGAACGGTCGGCAAATTCGAGATGCGCTGCAGTGACAGTCGCTTCGTCGACATACAGTTGCGGCTTTTACAGCGAAATCGTCCCGCCGACTCCACCTCTCCAGTTGCACCGACCGCAGATCCGGCACTTGAACACGCAAGCCGGCCGTAA
- a CDS encoding nucleotide sugar dehydrogenase codes for MNLLTAEHDQRFLSATELTGKLIGRTASIGIVGLGYVGLPLTMLLADAGFTMTGFDVDTRKVAALNEGRSYIQRITSEEIAAMVNSGMRATADFSAIREMDAVIICVPTPLNEHREPDLSFIEETARAIAPYLQPGQLIVLESTTYPGTTEEVLIPLLERGSKLNCFRDHSQEELCFHVAYSPEREDPGNDLVARKDVPKVVGAPCTLSQQIASDLYSTIFTRTVKVSSTGAAEMTKLLENIYRCVNIALVNELKLLCQRINLDIWEIIAAAATKPFGFQPFYPGPGLGGHCIPIDPFYLSWKAREVDFSTRFIELAGEINTEMPYRVIDVVTRALNQQHKTVNGSKVLVLGLAYKKDIDDLRESPSLTLIELLRKLGAEVAYNDPYFPEVSQGRHYALNLASVSLDDISSYDCVLIATNHSSYDYAWIVEHAALVVDTRNATAGLARNNVWQA; via the coding sequence ATGAACCTGCTCACCGCCGAACACGATCAGCGCTTTCTGTCAGCAACGGAATTAACTGGAAAGCTCATCGGTCGCACTGCATCGATAGGCATCGTCGGTCTGGGCTACGTTGGCCTGCCACTCACCATGCTGCTCGCCGACGCCGGATTCACCATGACAGGATTCGACGTTGACACCCGCAAGGTGGCCGCGCTGAACGAGGGCCGGTCCTATATCCAAAGAATCACCTCCGAAGAAATCGCAGCCATGGTCAACAGCGGCATGCGCGCCACCGCCGATTTTTCCGCTATCCGCGAGATGGACGCCGTCATCATTTGTGTGCCAACACCGCTGAACGAGCATCGCGAGCCAGACCTAAGCTTTATTGAAGAGACCGCACGCGCGATCGCACCGTACCTTCAACCCGGGCAGTTGATCGTTCTTGAAAGCACCACTTATCCAGGAACGACGGAAGAGGTTTTGATTCCGCTGCTGGAGAGAGGCTCAAAGCTGAATTGCTTCCGCGACCATTCGCAGGAAGAGCTTTGCTTCCACGTGGCTTATTCTCCCGAACGGGAAGATCCTGGCAATGACCTGGTTGCGCGAAAGGATGTTCCGAAGGTAGTGGGAGCACCGTGCACGTTGAGCCAGCAGATTGCGTCGGACCTTTACAGCACAATCTTCACTCGCACCGTCAAGGTCTCAAGCACCGGCGCAGCCGAGATGACGAAGTTACTGGAGAACATCTATCGGTGTGTCAACATCGCGCTCGTCAATGAACTCAAGTTACTGTGCCAGCGGATCAACCTTGATATCTGGGAAATTATTGCGGCTGCCGCAACCAAGCCTTTTGGTTTCCAGCCGTTTTATCCCGGGCCGGGACTGGGTGGCCACTGTATTCCCATTGATCCCTTCTATCTCTCCTGGAAGGCCCGCGAAGTGGATTTCTCCACGCGGTTCATCGAGCTCGCAGGCGAGATCAATACGGAGATGCCGTACCGCGTGATTGACGTCGTAACGCGCGCGCTGAACCAGCAGCATAAGACCGTAAACGGCAGCAAGGTGTTGGTCCTTGGCCTTGCCTACAAGAAGGATATCGACGACCTTCGGGAGAGCCCGTCGCTCACGCTGATTGAGCTGCTGCGGAAGCTAGGCGCCGAGGTGGCCTACAACGACCCATACTTCCCGGAAGTTTCGCAGGGCCGGCACTATGCACTGAATCTTGCGAGTGTTTCTCTGGATGACATCTCGTCGTATGACTGTGTACTGATTGCGACCAATCATTCCTCCTACGACTACGCATGGATCGTGGAACACGCGGCCCTCGTCGTGGACACGCGCAACGCCACCGCAGGTCTTGCTCGAAACAACGTATGGCAGGCATAG
- a CDS encoding sugar transferase: MVRIFSHYYPRRLFLMIALDGIIASACLLQLMRFHTPGSNLLPAEGAWVAATACLCLFVFYVFDFYDLDLRHGLKGLARTVFLTVGVATLAAAPLSAIALAPSRSATWLCAGFVGIVSFLLCLHLVYERYSHPASREKLLLIGDSPLIDEMARHVRTQRSLPVSITSVMRLSSPLRSTLGALERSFHPTWIAVDQPARFRPDLATQLIGLRQRGVRVEDATDVYEAITGRLPIRSLTEADVAHGPALNASGWVALATTAMDLIVASLMLMAAAPAILICMILIKLESRGPCLYRQERVGRDGRLFNIIKLRTMRIDAETSTGPIWACKDDPRVTRIGRSLRKYHLDELPQLWNVLRREMSMVGPRPERKHFTEVLRDQVPFYALRHTVTPGVTGWAQVCSRYGESIADAYTKHEYDLYYLKHRTLSFNLFILLKTVKMCLIGRGAQ, encoded by the coding sequence ATGGTCCGTATTTTCAGCCATTACTATCCACGCCGACTGTTCCTGATGATTGCACTCGACGGCATCATCGCGTCGGCATGTCTGCTGCAACTGATGCGATTCCATACACCCGGATCAAACCTTCTTCCTGCCGAGGGAGCCTGGGTCGCGGCGACAGCGTGCCTGTGTCTCTTCGTCTTCTATGTCTTCGACTTCTATGACCTTGATCTTCGCCACGGGTTGAAAGGACTGGCGCGCACTGTCTTTCTGACGGTCGGCGTCGCCACCCTGGCCGCCGCGCCACTCAGCGCGATAGCCTTGGCACCATCACGCTCCGCCACCTGGCTGTGCGCAGGCTTCGTGGGCATCGTCTCGTTCCTGCTCTGTCTTCACCTGGTCTACGAGCGTTACTCGCATCCGGCGTCGCGCGAGAAGCTGTTGCTGATCGGAGACAGTCCCTTGATCGACGAGATGGCGCGCCACGTCCGCACACAACGAAGCTTACCGGTCAGTATCACCTCGGTCATGCGACTGTCTTCCCCGCTCCGGAGCACCCTGGGGGCGTTGGAGAGGAGCTTTCATCCGACGTGGATCGCGGTCGACCAGCCAGCGCGCTTTCGTCCGGACCTCGCCACGCAACTTATCGGTCTACGCCAGCGCGGAGTCCGTGTGGAAGATGCGACGGACGTCTATGAAGCCATCACCGGCCGGCTTCCCATCCGTAGCCTTACCGAGGCCGACGTAGCCCATGGACCGGCACTGAATGCAAGCGGCTGGGTTGCCCTGGCCACCACCGCAATGGACTTGATTGTCGCATCGCTGATGCTCATGGCGGCTGCTCCAGCCATCTTGATTTGCATGATCCTGATCAAGCTCGAGTCACGGGGCCCCTGCCTCTATCGGCAGGAGCGCGTGGGCCGCGACGGACGCTTATTCAACATCATCAAGCTCAGGACCATGCGCATCGACGCAGAGACTTCCACCGGTCCTATCTGGGCCTGCAAAGACGATCCACGCGTCACACGCATCGGTCGGTCGCTGCGCAAATATCATCTGGATGAGTTGCCGCAGTTATGGAATGTGCTTCGGCGTGAGATGTCGATGGTCGGCCCGCGGCCCGAGAGAAAGCACTTCACCGAAGTGCTGCGCGATCAGGTGCCGTTCTACGCACTTCGGCATACCGTCACACCGGGTGTGACCGGATGGGCACAGGTCTGTTCCCGATATGGCGAATCGATTGCCGACGCGTATACCAAGCACGAGTACGACCTCTATTACCTGAAGCATCGTACCCTTTCGTTCAATTTGTTCATCCTTTTGAAGACAGTCAAGATGTGCCTGATTGGTCGGGGTGCACAGTGA